From the Colletotrichum lupini chromosome 10, complete sequence genome, one window contains:
- a CDS encoding beta-glucosidase — translation MMFDGLLLYAITAAATVIQSDAHFYGESPPVYPAHAYGKAKALIAEMTLDEKVTHIMDAPVTFQAFLALDFRVFVSKMPETVFEALTWAWYNILTSDLKTGADSIIAVGPLGRVALGGRNWEVFSNDPYLCGSLAAETITGIQEQGVMASVKHFIGNEQETNRRPLEGSEPPVEAVSSNIDDKTLHELYLCKLLNGVLKTELGFQGFTVSDWDAQRVTSALAGLDMAMPGSVYWGANLTTAIQNGSVPESRLDDMVTRGPHKRINARDPNAVTVLFQGATEGHVLVKNLDALPLKEPQVVSVFGYSATTYQAWGPVQGMDMLKWLLGQTNANLTELLLASRSQDLRSSAIAMNGTIFTGGGSGSTTPGWIYSPLDALTQRAMKDGTDLLWDTVSPAPSALYDDYSDGLVNSVADQCSNTIVVIHNAGIRLVDGFVDHPNVTAIIYAHLPGQSSGEATIALLYGDENFSGKLPYTVARQPSDYGDLLDPDLPEGNFTLFPQSDFDEGTTIDYRAFDAFNITPRYEFGFGMSYTTFEYADLSISYRDGLSRDEYPSGPIEQGGHLDLWDNLGDVQFRIKNTGGVAGQEISQLYLDGTNSLKHLRGFEKVALEPGQTETVTLSLTRRDLSEWDTVSQNWKLRTGRIRLWVGASSRDIRLEGFLEL, via the exons ATGATGTTTGACGGCTTACTTCTGTATGCCATCACGGCGGCAGCCACGGTCATTCAGTCCGATGCCCACTTTTATGGGGAGAGCCCGCCTGTCTACCCAGCTC ACGCTTATGGGAAAGCCAAAGCTCTCATTGCGGAGATGACTCTCGACGAGAAAGTGA CACACATAATGGATGCTCCGGTAACATTCCAGGCGTTTCTCGCCTTGGATTTCCGGGTCTTTGTCTCCAAGATGCCGGAAACGGTGTTCGAGGCACTGACATG GGCCTGGTACAACATCCTGACGTCGGATCTTAAGACTGGCGCTGACTCGATAATAGCCGTTGGACCGTTGGGTAGGGTAGCTCTTGGCGGTCGGAATTGGGAGGTGTTTTCCAACGACCCTTACCTCTGCGGTTCGCTCGCAGCCGAGACCATCACTGGCATTCAGGAGCAAGGGGTCATGGCGAGCGTCAAGCATTTCATTGGCAACGAACAGGAGACAAATAGAAGGCCCCTCGAGGGGTCCGAACCCCCGGTCGAGGCGGTGTCGTCTAACATTGACGACAAGACCCTCCACGAGCTTTATCTCTG TAAGCTACTCAATGGGGTGCTCAAGACGGAACTCGGATTTCAGGGCTTCACCGTCAGTGACTGGGATGCCCAGC GAGTCACGAGTGCTCTCGCCGGCCTCGACATGGCCATGCCTGGTTCCGTATATTGGGGCGCCAATCTTACCACAGCAATCCAGAATGGCTCTGTGCCGGAATCACGATTGGATGACATGGTTACAAG AGGGCCACATAAGCGAATCAATGCCAGAGACCCCAATGCGGTTACGGTTCTCTTCCAGGGGGCAACCGAAGGGCACGTACTCGTGAAGAATCTAGATGCTCTGCCATTGAAGGAGCCGCAAGTTGTGTCAGTCTTTGGTTATTCCGCCACTACCTATCAGGCCTGGGGTCCCGTGCAGGGGATGGACATGCTCAAGTGGCTTCTTGGACAGACTAATGCGAATCTGACGGAGCTTCTGCTCGCCTCCCGCTCTCAGGATCTGAGATCATCGGCCATCGCGATGAACGGCACCATCTTCACGGGCGGCGGCTCAGGCTCGACCACTCCAGGCTGGATATATAGCCCGCTAGACGCGCTGACGCAGCGCGCCATGAAGGATGGTACGGATCTGCTTTGGGACACGGTCAGCCCAGCCCC ATCCGCGCTCTACGACGATTACTCGGACGGGCTCGTCAATTCGGTGGCGGACCAGTGCAGCAACACCATCGTCGTCATTCACAACGCAGGCATCCGCCTCGTGGACGGGTTCGTCGACCATCCAAATGTCACCGCCATCATCTACGCTCATCTACCCGGCCAAAGCTCCGGAGAGGCCACCATAGCCCTGCTATATGGCGACGAGAACTTCTCGGGGAAGCTGCCTTATACCGTCGCCCGGCAGCCAAGCGACTATGGCGACCTCCTCGATCCGGACCTGCCGGAGGGCAATTTCACGCTCTTCCCACAAAGTGATTTCGATGAGGGTACAACCATCGACTATCGCGCCTTTGACGCGTTCAACATCACGCCACGGTACGAGTTCGGCTTCGGGATGTCGTACACAACGTTCGAGTACGCCGACCTGTCGATTTCCTACCGGGATGGACTGTCTCGTGACGAATATCCTTCTGGGCCCATTGAGCAGGGTGGCCATCTTGACCTCTGGGACAACCTCGGCGATGTCCAATTCCGTATCAAGAATACTGGCGGTGTCGCTGGCCAGGAAATTAGTCAGCTTTATCTCGACGGGACGAACAGCCTCAAACACTTACGCGGATTTGAGAAAGTAGCTTTGGAGCCGGGACAGACTGAGACGGTGACGTTGTCGTTGACGCGGAGAGACTTGAGCGAGTGGGACACTGTTAGCCAGAACTGGAAGCTGCGGACTGGGAGGATCAGGTTATGGGTGGGGGCCAGCTCTAGGGATATCCGATTGGAAGGTTTCTTGGAGTTGTAG
- a CDS encoding aromatic amino acid aminotransferase — MSSARPKPTDLEHHFSQTSKKRAPNVLKEYYKYLRIPEMGNLAGGLPSPSYFPFNNVDLSLSNPDSLGPSKYSEAAGGQTPQLRIPRRGDELGSVRNVDLTTALQYGSASGFPPLYAWLRKLTTTIYHPNIPYDGGADIIVNGGSADGLFKVFELLFNPWDKTSGDARNREGLIVEEFVYGPPIAQLKPKDVNIVPVKMDTEGMLAYGTGSLCHVLETWDCELGKRPHVVYLVPTGQNPRSGVLSLPRRREIYDICSRFDLVIVEDDPYWNLYYPSTSTTPNFPKDPNHNYCVHDLRGKSTGYAFLDELVPSFLSLDNDGRVIRLDSFSKTVAPGCRLGWVTAQPSVCEKLFRITDGTTQQPSGFVQAIVTQLIGDFGRDGPAETAISVQKPGGWGVGGWINWLEGLRFTYQRRMEKMAAILEENRFLGIGGVQTEMFSFQRPAGGMFIWVKVNIGSHPLTSINPRRLMQGLWVYCTQHPYRILVVPGGDFAANQTIKRDLGYVFFRFCFAAVEESILEAKSRAFAEACESYWAITDAKVINEILHEEDLTKQMYEAGYDDTSFDREVVHRW; from the exons ATGTCGTCCGCACGCCCTAAACCCACAGATCTCGAGCATCACTTCTCCCAAACGTCAAAGAAGAGGGCGCCGAATGTACTCAAGGAGTACTACAAGTATCTTCGGATACCAGAGATGGGAAATTTGGCCGGTG GCCTCCCCAGTCCAAGTTACTTCCCTTTCAACAACGTGGATCTTTCGCTATCCAACCCGGACTCACTTGGTCCCTCGAAATATTCTGAGGCGGCAGGGGGGCAGACACCCCAACTACGCATCCCTCGACGCGGGGACGAGCTGGGGTCCGTCCGCAACGTTGACTTGACCACCGCGCTCCAATATGGAAGCGCCTCGGGCTTTCCCCCGCTCTATGCCTGGTTGAGGAAGCTTACCACTACTATCTACCACCCGAACATTCCGTATGACGGCGGCGCTGACATTATCGTCAATGGTGGATCGGCGGATGGGCTTTTCAAGGTCTTTGAGCTCTTATTCAATCCTTGGGATAAAACTTCTGGTGATGCGCGGAATCGCGAGGGCTTGATCGTGGAAGAATTTGTGTATGGGCCTCCAATCGCTCAGCTCAAGCCCAAGGATGTGAACATCGTACCGGTCAAAATGGACACCGAGGGAATGCTGGCATATGGTACGGGAAGTCTCTGCCATGTCCTTGAGACTTGGGATTGCGAATTAGGGAAGAGGCCACATGTTGTTTATCTTGTTCC AACCGGCCAAAACCCGAGATCCGGAGTACTTTCTCTGCCACGGCGGAGGGAAATCTATGATATCTGCTCGCGGTTCGACCTCGTCATCGTCGAAGACGACCCGTACTGGAACCTGTACTATCCATCAACATCCACCACGCCCAACTTCCCTAAAGACCCGAACCATAACTACTGCGTACACGACCTGCGGGGCAAGTCGACAGGCTACGCTTTCCTCGACGAGCTCGTCCCGAGCTTTTTGAGCCTTGATAATGACGGCCGCGTCATACGACTCGACTCCTTCTCCAAGACCGTCGCGCCCGGTTGCAGGCTTGGATGGGTCACAGCGCAGCCGAGTGTGTGCGAGAAGCTCTTTAGGATCACGGACGGCACCACCCAGCAACCCTCCGGCTTCGTGCAGGCCATCGTCACGCAGTTGATTGGTGATTTCGGTAGGGACGGCCCCGCTGAGACCGCGATTTCGGTGCAGAAACCCGGCGGCTGGGGGGTGGGCGGCTGGATTAATTGGCTTGAGGGCTTGCGATTCACCTATCAACGCCGGATGGAGAAGATGGCTGCAATCTTGGAAGAGAATAGGTTCTTGGGGATAGGCGGAGTTCAGACTGAGATGTTCTCGTTCCAGCGGCCCGCGGGTGGCATGTTTATCTGGGTCAAGGTGAACATCGGCAGTCACCCGCTAACCTCTATCAACCCGCGCCGATTAATGCAGGGGTTGTGGGTTTACTGCACCCAGCACCCATATCGCATACTGGTCGTCCCGGGCGGGGATTTTGCAGCCAACCAAACCATCAAGAGGGACCTGGGGTACGTTTTCTTCCGCTTCTGCTTCGCAGCGGTGGAGGAGAGCATCCTAGAGGCCAAGTCGCGAGCATTCGCAGAGGCCTGCGAAAGTTATTGGGCCATTACTGACGCCAAGGTCATCAATGAAATCTTACACGAGGAGGACCTGACCAAACAGATGTACGAAGCCGGATATGACGATACCAGCTTTGATCGAGAGGTTGTTCACAGATGGTAA
- a CDS encoding Class II Aldolase family protein encodes MNSQPDRNGQPDAASLSGPYPSLFLEDHADFFFLWPGGAVYRYFAPGFAPRRQSSPSEMASSGCEDDRDQEAGHRPNQTALIFVKCYATLHLWYILMGDVDSLLWLGDTCPNFRPANTATTTRIASRVPLTSRMSTTLDEDAQVVRKSVGLRRVDDTSMNGLSTLDGEGATIGRGFPIEGIPTFVDPYKARQWALEHMAGAFRVMARKG; translated from the exons ATGAACAGCCAACCAGACCGCAATGGTCAGCCAGACGCCGCTTCCCTTAGCGGGCCTTACCCATCGTTGTTCCTGGAAGACCATGCGgatttcttcttcctctggcCTGGCGGCGCTGTT TACAGATATTTCGCACCTGGGTTCGCCCCCAGACGGCAGTCATCTCCTAGTGAAATGGCCAGCTCCGGTTGTGAAGACGACAGGGACCAGGAAGCT GGTCACCGTCCAAATCAAACAGCTCTCATCTTCGTCAAATGCTATGCCACTTTGCACTTATGGTACATTCTCATGGGGGATGTTGACTC GCTGTTATGGCTCGGAGATACTTGCCCGAATTTCAGACCTGCGAAT ACGGCCACAACAACAAGAATTGCCTCACGAGTACCACTGACTTCCAGGATGTCCACCACCTTGGATGAGGATGCTCAAGTTGTTCGGAAGTCCGTCGGATTGCGCCGCGTGGATGACACATCCATGAATGGCCTCTCAACTCTCGATGGAGAGGGTGCTACCATCGGACGAGGCTTTCCAATTGAAGGTATCCCGACATTCGTAGATCCCTACAAGGCACGGCAATGGGCATTGGAGCATATGGCTGGAGCTTTTAGGGTCATGGCACGGAAAGgttaa
- a CDS encoding L-fuculose-phosphate aldolase: protein MLNQDACTFYNDHAVYDTFGGIAFEGEEGRRIAGALGDKRCAILKNHGLLTTGSTVDEAAFLFTLMENTCRAQLLAEAASASGIRKHICPHEEAEYTYRLTTPESMWLEFQPDYEYELQESGGSLLN, encoded by the coding sequence ATGCTGAACCAGGATGCCTGCACCTTTTACAATGACCATGCTGTTTACGATACATTCGGCGGTATCGCTTTTGAAGGTGAAGAAGGCAGGCGAATCGCAGGTGCTCTGGGCGATAAACGGTGCGCGATTCTCAAGAATCACGGGCTTCTGACGACAGGGAGCACTGTCGACGAGGCAGCGTTCCTCTTCACGCTAATGGAGAATACCTGTCGGGCACAGTTGCTCGCCGAGGCTGCCTCGGCTTCTGGGATTCGAAAGCACATATGTCCTCATGAAGAGGCAGAGTACACATACAGACTCACAACGCCAGAATCCATGTGGTTGGAATTCCAACCCGACTACGAATACGAGTTGCAGGAATCGGGTGGGAGCTTGTTGAATTAG